The proteins below come from a single Geobacillus thermoleovorans genomic window:
- a CDS encoding glycine betaine ABC transporter substrate-binding protein — MLRKWMMILLAVGLVFGLAACSGTSDAKGKIVISGKKFTEQVILTHLLAEYVKANTDLDVEVKDSLGGAFMLQQAIENGDVDMYVEYTGTGYLNILKQPYDPKKTPEQIYNETKKLYKEKYNIAWLKPLGFNNTYALAMRRDLAEKLGVKTYSDLAKHSSSLTFGSDAEFFERSDGYDGLVDTYGFQFKKKVTIDPDLQYEAAKNGEIDVITAYTTDARIKKYDLVVLKDDKQYFPPYHAVPIIRQEVLDANPDLEEKLNKLANILTDEKMMELNGEVNLEGKRPREVAIDFLKAEGLID, encoded by the coding sequence GTGTTGCGAAAATGGATGATGATTTTGCTCGCTGTCGGGCTTGTATTTGGACTAGCGGCCTGCAGCGGAACGAGTGATGCGAAAGGAAAAATTGTTATCAGTGGGAAGAAGTTTACCGAGCAAGTTATTTTGACGCATTTACTGGCGGAGTATGTGAAGGCCAACACCGATTTGGACGTGGAAGTGAAGGACAGTCTAGGCGGCGCGTTTATGTTGCAGCAAGCCATTGAAAATGGCGATGTCGACATGTATGTCGAGTACACGGGGACAGGGTATTTGAACATTTTAAAACAGCCGTACGATCCTAAAAAGACGCCCGAACAAATTTACAACGAAACAAAGAAATTATATAAGGAAAAATACAACATCGCTTGGCTCAAACCACTCGGGTTTAACAACACCTACGCCTTGGCCATGCGCAGAGACCTCGCGGAAAAGCTCGGGGTGAAAACGTACTCCGATTTGGCGAAACATTCGTCTTCCCTCACCTTTGGGTCAGACGCCGAGTTTTTTGAGCGAAGCGACGGCTATGACGGGCTTGTTGATACGTACGGGTTTCAGTTCAAGAAAAAAGTGACGATCGACCCAGACTTGCAATACGAAGCAGCGAAAAATGGAGAGATTGACGTCATCACCGCCTACACGACCGATGCCCGGATAAAAAAATATGATTTGGTCGTATTGAAAGATGACAAACAGTACTTCCCGCCGTACCACGCCGTGCCGATCATCCGCCAGGAAGTGTTGGATGCCAACCCGGATCTCGAAGAAAAACTGAACAAGTTGGCCAACATTTTGACCGATGAAAAAATGATGGAACTAAACGGCGAAGTGAACTTGGAAGGAAAACGGCCGCGTGAAGTGGCGATTGACTTCTTAAAAGCGGAAGGACTGATCGACTAG
- a CDS encoding TIGR02677 family protein, producing MDATWLKPIVETKYLSTENAHRYRAILRYFYIQHERMRQYLFPEEVYAFLKQHEEFADYTEEELQQDLDQLVKWNNLIARQETSHVRTIEEFKKKRFRYQCSPYTVEIERMIRTLEQLGDSFGGSLERTRFDRLYASLSRMETIIASDFQEQPDEMHQVWEETFDYFKKIIQNSADYIAYLHGENLEERMTSESFLVYKEQFTAYLRDFIVALQKTSIQIEQLLEDLPEDGVRQFIEHVVDYERSIPRFADALPPRAVQIEEKWETWRSLCEWFLGRDGHESELSFLQYQTNEAIRRLTRVVQRLGERHHHFRSRKGDYLHLARWFSRLESIEEAHCLSAVVFGCFHTKHLVADFGATDNIYRDVWDEPPAEWVTKPRVRHYGEKKKPQAIEDKEREKEEARLRYLEEKAREEAELKQFVTDGKIVLADLPEVTPYVRKTLLGWIAKAMGREGQAMKTENGWVVNVVNKEGTICLRAEDGELVMPNYEIHVLSRGE from the coding sequence ATGGACGCCACGTGGTTGAAGCCCATTGTCGAAACAAAATATTTATCGACGGAAAACGCGCACCGCTACCGGGCGATTTTGCGCTATTTCTACATTCAGCACGAGCGGATGCGGCAATATTTGTTTCCGGAAGAAGTGTACGCCTTTTTAAAGCAGCACGAGGAGTTTGCCGATTACACTGAGGAAGAGCTGCAGCAAGACCTCGACCAGCTCGTCAAATGGAACAACTTGATCGCCCGTCAAGAGACTTCTCACGTGCGGACGATTGAAGAGTTTAAGAAAAAGCGGTTCCGCTATCAATGCAGCCCGTACACGGTCGAAATCGAACGGATGATCCGCACGCTCGAGCAGCTTGGGGATTCATTTGGGGGGTCGCTCGAGAGAACGCGGTTTGACCGTTTGTATGCCTCTCTTTCTCGCATGGAAACGATCATCGCCTCTGATTTTCAAGAGCAGCCGGATGAAATGCATCAAGTATGGGAAGAGACGTTCGATTATTTCAAAAAAATCATCCAAAATTCCGCCGACTATATCGCTTATTTGCACGGTGAAAATTTGGAAGAGCGGATGACATCGGAGTCGTTTCTCGTTTATAAAGAGCAGTTTACTGCTTATTTGCGCGATTTTATCGTCGCCTTGCAAAAAACGTCGATACAGATTGAGCAATTGCTTGAAGACTTGCCGGAAGACGGGGTTCGGCAGTTCATCGAGCATGTCGTCGACTATGAGAGGTCCATCCCTCGCTTTGCCGATGCGCTGCCGCCGCGCGCTGTCCAGATTGAAGAAAAATGGGAGACGTGGCGCAGCCTGTGCGAATGGTTTTTAGGCCGCGATGGGCACGAGAGCGAGCTTTCGTTTTTGCAATACCAGACGAATGAGGCGATTCGCCGCCTGACGCGCGTCGTGCAACGGCTTGGCGAGCGGCATCACCATTTTCGCAGCCGCAAAGGCGACTACTTGCATTTGGCCCGTTGGTTTTCCCGCCTTGAATCGATTGAAGAGGCGCACTGCCTGTCAGCGGTCGTGTTCGGTTGCTTCCATACGAAACATCTCGTCGCCGATTTCGGGGCGACAGACAACATATACCGCGACGTATGGGACGAGCCGCCAGCCGAGTGGGTGACGAAACCGCGCGTCCGCCATTATGGGGAAAAGAAAAAGCCGCAGGCGATTGAAGACAAAGAACGGGAGAAAGAAGAAGCGCGTCTTCGCTATTTGGAAGAAAAAGCGCGCGAGGAAGCCGAGCTGAAGCAATTTGTGACCGACGGGAAAATCGTGCTTGCCGACCTTCCTGAGGTGACCCCATACGTACGGAAAACGCTGCTCGGCTGGATCGCCAAAGCGATGGGGCGCGAGGGGCAAGCAATGAAGACGGAAAACGGGTGGGTTGTCAACGTGGTGAACAAAGAGGGGACGATTTGCCTTCGCGCAGAAGATGGAGAACTCGTAATGCCGAACTACGAAATTCATGTGCTTTCGCGAGGTGAGTGA
- a CDS encoding TIGR02678 family protein: METAFDDKAKEALAALFEQFWIIRDKEPDLYQLVREREHVLKKYVEEKFGYRLIVHRYFAKLEKIPAEPEPWMGIESFQEPLDYALFCCLMAYLEGKAVEEKFLLSDVCEEIRAMYPGDLPVDWTNYSHRRALIRVLKTAEQIGLVRRMDGEIEAFAQHVEEEALYEVPVLARYFMRTYPKDLLQYESIDELLAEEWKASPQDYRRHRLYRKLFLSPAVHRTEGDEQDFYYLRNFRHRLRDDIEAHTPFRYELYKNAAMLTLPERQAPYTVFPDQKGTSEVILHFAALVRERLGEYPPDEYGRIRLTPEQFSAWLADCRRRYGAGWGKTYRDMSAAELVRVVLAALNEWRMADVEHDTGMIVLYPLLGRMSGRYPDDFDAKEGGEHGESMGASSCGAD, translated from the coding sequence ATGGAAACGGCGTTTGACGACAAGGCGAAAGAGGCGCTCGCCGCGCTGTTCGAACAATTTTGGATCATTCGCGACAAAGAGCCGGATTTGTATCAGCTCGTCCGTGAGCGCGAACATGTGTTGAAAAAGTATGTGGAGGAGAAGTTTGGCTATCGGCTCATCGTTCACCGCTATTTTGCCAAGCTCGAGAAAATTCCCGCCGAACCGGAGCCGTGGATGGGCATCGAGTCGTTTCAAGAGCCGCTTGACTATGCGTTGTTTTGCTGTTTGATGGCGTATTTGGAAGGAAAAGCAGTGGAAGAAAAGTTTTTGCTTTCTGACGTATGTGAAGAAATCCGCGCCATGTACCCGGGTGATCTACCGGTCGATTGGACGAACTATTCGCATCGGCGCGCGCTCATCCGCGTGTTGAAAACGGCGGAACAAATCGGACTCGTCCGCCGGATGGATGGGGAGATTGAGGCGTTCGCCCAGCATGTGGAGGAAGAGGCGTTGTACGAAGTGCCAGTGTTGGCTCGTTATTTTATGCGCACGTATCCGAAAGATTTGTTGCAATATGAATCGATCGACGAATTGCTCGCCGAGGAGTGGAAAGCATCACCGCAAGATTATCGGCGCCATCGCCTGTATCGAAAGCTGTTTTTATCCCCGGCGGTGCACCGGACGGAAGGGGACGAGCAAGACTTTTACTACTTGCGCAACTTCCGCCATCGGCTGCGGGATGATATCGAAGCGCATACGCCGTTTCGGTATGAATTGTACAAAAACGCCGCCATGTTGACGCTTCCCGAACGGCAGGCGCCGTACACCGTATTTCCTGATCAGAAAGGAACGTCGGAGGTCATCCTTCATTTTGCCGCCTTGGTGCGCGAGCGGCTTGGGGAATATCCGCCGGATGAATACGGCCGCATACGATTGACGCCTGAACAATTTTCCGCCTGGCTTGCCGATTGCCGGCGCCGCTACGGGGCTGGGTGGGGGAAAACGTACCGCGACATGTCGGCTGCCGAGCTTGTCCGCGTAGTGCTTGCGGCGCTCAACGAATGGCGCATGGCCGATGTGGAGCACGACACCGGAATGATCGTCCTTTATCCCCTCCTCGGGCGGATGTCGGGACGGTATCCGGATGATTTTGACGCGAAAGAGGGAGGAGAACATGGCGAATCCATGGGTGCTTCATCGTGCGGGGCTGATTAA
- a CDS encoding TIGR02680 family protein — protein MANPWVLHRAGLINFWYYDEQYFHFADGKLLLRGSNGAGKSVTMQSLIPVLLDGKKTPDRLDPFGSRARRMEDYLLGEKDVVNRDERTGYLFLEYKRKESDQYVTTGIGLRAKRQKSLDFWGFVLFDNRRIGYDLQLYKQEKTGEKIPLTKRELATALGAGGTVVETQKDYMELVNKHVFRFESLEAFQELIELLIQLRSPKLSKDFKPTVIYEILESSLPPLTDDELRHLSDTIENMDQAKQQLEQLERDERALKRLCDQYRLYNEYMIAEKATEYVKAVKQAEQLAAAQHRLHDEEEQARKTLDELDESITRLRREEDVLRSREIDLAGHEVFQQAEKYEQLKSERERLQERWERHEQTIAEKERLERQHRRRLDESEARLDDLERKLEDELAQLRADAEEGAFSLHETNEDDFHRHRQKQQEFSFAAWKQEADRHIEQLEELARLWRRHDEVKQRYEEASSEAGERQREMDEWRHQQRKWEELLEQEKERFEQAVLAWIGQGDVDISEADIQSFLQQMDALYEQYSLDDLKRPFVQAYYDAVGKKKDEKWRLEHDIRLLEEKRAEREAELRRWREQRDPEPERDEQTTAARLALEEKGIPFVPLYAAVEFVDDVPDDVRERIESALSHAGLLDALITAREIDVACDRVLIPKPVHMAHTLADYLRPDANAPVSMERIDEVLRSIVITDADQEGGMTIDETGRYSLGLVRGHAPRGSKAAFIGRAARERWRLENIAALEAEIAAMGQEIDRLRGAHEDVEAAIQALADWLASFPADRDVRTAFDEAQEARRQAESKEREWKRQEEKAALLAREWKQIKQQLRDESAELDLAFTLDGCEQAMLAMKSYVRHLHELEVLYRETRHTEAVIAQQREQLAVLEAEIDEAKGERNRLRDETERLALRIAEMERTLAQMGADDIRAEIARIQERLAFLRREIPRLVNERARTEQRLMRLVEEREKGAQREAFARELAAMWEKSFAREAALGLVDLDRSRSLLEQAKEAKQRYEAVLKETRSSLLARLNTVFFQESSNLTEYRASFEPLEEQTKPEWTAAAPDDEMAMKAADWREKQERHVIYLDYKGERATPFAVLAEVERDIVLQHEYMKEQDRELYEDVILKSVGRILRSRIQRAERWVNDMNKLMGGLDTSSGLVLSIQWKPKTAETEAELDTKELVRLLRLDPRLLREEDLQRVTNHFRSKIARARELLEERGQGSTLHQIIKEVLDYRKWFSFTLYYEKTNEPKRELTNHRFYQFSGGEKAMAMYIPLFAAAYSRYQEAGDDAPYIISLDEAFAGVDENNIRNMFGLVEQLGFNYIMNSQALWGDYDTVPALSICELVRPRNASFVTVIHYRWNGRVKQLMVDDKEWEMIKT, from the coding sequence ATGGCGAATCCATGGGTGCTTCATCGTGCGGGGCTGATTAATTTTTGGTATTACGACGAGCAGTATTTTCATTTCGCTGACGGTAAGCTGCTCTTGCGGGGAAGCAACGGGGCGGGCAAGTCGGTGACGATGCAAAGCTTGATCCCGGTGCTTTTAGACGGCAAGAAGACGCCCGATCGCCTCGATCCGTTCGGTTCACGGGCGCGGCGCATGGAAGACTACTTGCTTGGGGAAAAAGATGTCGTCAATCGCGATGAGCGGACCGGGTATTTGTTTTTGGAATATAAACGGAAAGAATCCGACCAATACGTCACAACGGGCATCGGCCTGCGCGCGAAGCGGCAAAAAAGCCTCGATTTCTGGGGGTTTGTCCTCTTTGACAACCGCCGCATCGGCTATGACCTTCAGTTGTATAAACAAGAAAAAACAGGTGAAAAAATCCCGCTGACCAAGCGGGAGCTGGCCACAGCGCTCGGCGCGGGCGGGACGGTCGTCGAGACGCAAAAAGACTATATGGAGCTCGTCAATAAGCATGTGTTTCGCTTTGAATCGCTTGAGGCGTTTCAAGAATTGATCGAGCTGCTCATTCAACTGCGCAGCCCGAAGCTGTCCAAAGACTTTAAGCCGACCGTGATTTATGAAATTTTGGAAAGCTCGCTGCCTCCGTTGACCGACGACGAGCTCCGCCATTTATCGGACACGATCGAAAACATGGACCAGGCGAAGCAGCAGCTTGAGCAGCTCGAACGCGACGAGCGGGCGTTGAAGCGTCTTTGCGATCAATACCGCCTTTACAACGAATATATGATCGCCGAAAAGGCGACAGAATACGTAAAAGCGGTCAAGCAAGCTGAACAGCTCGCTGCTGCACAACACCGCCTTCACGATGAAGAAGAGCAGGCGCGAAAGACGCTTGATGAGCTTGATGAGTCCATCACCCGCCTCCGCCGTGAAGAAGACGTGCTGCGTTCACGTGAAATCGACTTGGCTGGCCACGAAGTGTTCCAGCAAGCGGAGAAGTATGAACAGTTGAAATCGGAGAGGGAGCGTCTGCAGGAGCGGTGGGAGCGGCACGAGCAGACGATCGCGGAAAAAGAACGGCTGGAACGCCAACATCGCCGCCGCCTCGATGAATCGGAAGCGCGGCTGGATGACCTTGAACGGAAACTTGAAGACGAGTTGGCGCAGCTGCGAGCGGATGCGGAAGAAGGAGCCTTTTCTTTGCATGAAACGAACGAAGACGATTTTCACCGCCATCGCCAAAAGCAACAAGAGTTTTCGTTTGCCGCTTGGAAACAGGAAGCTGACCGCCATATCGAGCAGCTCGAGGAGTTGGCGCGCCTTTGGCGCAGGCATGACGAGGTGAAACAGCGCTATGAGGAAGCGAGCAGCGAAGCGGGCGAACGGCAGCGGGAAATGGACGAATGGCGCCATCAGCAGCGGAAATGGGAAGAGCTGCTCGAGCAGGAGAAAGAGCGGTTTGAACAAGCCGTGCTGGCTTGGATCGGGCAAGGAGACGTCGACATTTCCGAAGCGGATATTCAGTCATTTTTGCAACAAATGGACGCCCTCTATGAGCAGTATTCGCTCGATGATCTGAAGCGCCCGTTCGTGCAAGCGTATTACGATGCCGTCGGGAAGAAAAAGGATGAGAAATGGCGGCTCGAGCATGACATCCGTCTGTTGGAAGAAAAACGGGCAGAACGTGAAGCCGAACTGCGCCGTTGGCGGGAACAACGCGACCCCGAGCCTGAACGGGATGAACAAACCACTGCCGCCCGGTTGGCGTTGGAGGAGAAAGGCATTCCGTTTGTCCCGCTTTATGCCGCGGTGGAATTTGTCGACGATGTGCCTGACGATGTGCGCGAGCGAATCGAATCGGCGCTTTCGCACGCGGGGCTGCTTGACGCCCTCATTACTGCTCGCGAGATCGACGTCGCCTGCGACCGTGTGCTCATTCCGAAACCGGTCCATATGGCGCACACGCTTGCTGATTATTTGCGCCCAGATGCCAATGCCCCTGTGTCAATGGAGCGGATTGACGAAGTGCTCCGAAGCATCGTCATCACCGATGCCGACCAAGAAGGCGGCATGACGATCGATGAAACGGGGCGCTATTCGCTCGGCCTTGTCCGCGGCCATGCACCGCGGGGATCGAAGGCGGCGTTCATTGGCCGTGCGGCGCGCGAGCGGTGGCGGCTTGAGAACATCGCGGCGCTGGAAGCCGAGATCGCCGCGATGGGGCAAGAGATCGACCGTCTGCGTGGGGCGCATGAGGACGTGGAAGCGGCCATTCAAGCGCTCGCCGACTGGTTGGCGTCCTTCCCGGCGGACCGCGACGTGCGCACCGCGTTTGACGAAGCGCAAGAAGCGCGCCGCCAAGCGGAAAGCAAAGAGCGGGAATGGAAGCGGCAAGAAGAAAAAGCGGCCCTCCTTGCGCGCGAATGGAAACAAATCAAACAGCAGCTTCGTGACGAATCGGCTGAGCTTGATTTAGCCTTCACCTTGGACGGCTGCGAACAAGCCATGCTCGCCATGAAATCGTACGTCCGCCATTTGCACGAGCTCGAAGTGCTTTACCGCGAAACGCGCCATACCGAAGCCGTGATCGCTCAGCAGCGCGAGCAGCTTGCGGTGCTGGAAGCGGAGATCGACGAGGCGAAAGGCGAACGAAATCGACTTCGGGATGAAACCGAGCGGCTCGCCTTGCGAATCGCGGAGATGGAGCGGACGCTCGCACAAATGGGAGCGGATGACATTCGCGCCGAAATCGCCCGCATCCAAGAACGATTGGCGTTTTTGCGCCGCGAAATTCCGCGCCTTGTCAACGAACGGGCGCGGACGGAACAGCGGCTCATGCGCTTAGTCGAAGAGCGGGAAAAAGGAGCGCAGCGGGAAGCGTTCGCCCGCGAGCTCGCCGCGATGTGGGAAAAGTCGTTTGCCCGTGAAGCGGCGCTTGGGCTTGTGGATCTTGATCGTTCCCGCTCCCTCCTGGAGCAGGCGAAAGAAGCGAAACAACGGTACGAAGCAGTGTTAAAAGAGACGCGTTCCTCGCTTCTGGCGCGGCTGAACACCGTCTTTTTCCAAGAGTCGTCCAACTTGACCGAATACCGGGCGTCCTTCGAGCCGCTGGAAGAACAAACGAAGCCCGAATGGACCGCCGCTGCCCCAGACGATGAGATGGCCATGAAAGCCGCGGACTGGCGGGAGAAACAAGAACGGCACGTCATTTACCTCGACTACAAAGGCGAGCGCGCCACGCCGTTTGCGGTGCTGGCGGAAGTGGAGCGCGACATCGTCTTGCAGCACGAGTATATGAAAGAACAAGACCGCGAGCTGTATGAGGACGTCATCTTAAAATCAGTCGGCCGCATTTTGCGCAGCCGCATTCAGCGCGCCGAACGGTGGGTGAATGATATGAATAAACTGATGGGCGGCCTCGACACATCATCAGGGCTTGTGCTGTCCATTCAATGGAAGCCAAAAACGGCGGAGACGGAAGCGGAGCTCGATACGAAAGAATTGGTGCGCCTGTTGCGGCTCGATCCGCGGCTGCTTAGAGAGGAAGATTTACAGCGAGTGACGAACCATTTCCGCTCGAAAATCGCCCGCGCCCGCGAATTGCTTGAAGAGCGCGGCCAAGGCAGCACGCTCCATCAAATCATTAAAGAAGTGCTCGACTATCGGAAATGGTTTTCCTTCACTTTGTACTATGAAAAAACAAACGAGCCGAAACGCGAGCTGACGAACCACCGCTTTTACCAATTCAGCGGTGGGGAAAAGGCGATGGCGATGTACATTCCGCTTTTCGCCGCGGCGTATTCGCGCTACCAAGAAGCGGGCGATGATGCCCCGTACATCATTTCGCTCGACGAGGCGTTCGCCGGCGTTGACGAAAACAATATCCGCAATATGTTCGGCCTTGTCGAACAGCTTGGTTTTAACTATATCATGAACTCGCAAGCTCTTTGGGGCGACTACGACACCGTGCCCGCTTTGTCCATTTGCGAACTCGTCCGCCCGCGCAATGCATCGTTTGTCACCGTTATTCATTACCGTTGGAACGGGCGTGTCAAACAGCTCATGGTTGATGACAAAGAATGGGAGATGATCAAAACGTGA
- a CDS encoding TIGR02679 family protein, with the protein MSTVKEAAAFFRSERAFHRLFVEMKRKYESLGRVGGTVSLQSFSDEEREAIAAFFGKDVSRVSLIAFEKQLGQTRFAGVGLVELLEQYFGAPLVSNKERRQAEEEERDRFFARLTEEHHWVESVRPQRFVQTAYETDRRSLEEAIRLVSAALGRLPLPSYMRLPLFAQQVAGDPHAFDLSTLPGRLLLSALQATVPGDWDMASVESVNELLQSVGLLREDILNFVTCANILAETKDGPHPVFSAAWEANTALNMPLRDVLSLVRARPAHGGTVYIVENAGVFSTLLDTRAPLVSTNGQMNLATMKLLDLLASSGAKLYYSGDFDPEGLAMAERLQERYGQAVTLWRFSVEDYRAANPVVDLTPERLAKLASVTSTPLQPLKEEMAETKKAGYQEAIIGRLTEDING; encoded by the coding sequence GTGAGCACCGTCAAAGAAGCCGCCGCCTTTTTCCGCTCCGAGCGGGCGTTTCATCGTCTGTTTGTCGAGATGAAACGCAAGTACGAGTCACTTGGCCGCGTGGGAGGTACGGTTTCGCTGCAATCGTTCTCTGACGAAGAACGGGAGGCCATCGCCGCCTTTTTCGGCAAAGACGTCTCCCGCGTCTCCCTTATTGCGTTTGAAAAACAGCTCGGACAGACGAGGTTTGCGGGCGTTGGGCTTGTCGAGCTGCTTGAACAGTACTTCGGCGCCCCGCTTGTCTCAAACAAAGAACGGCGCCAGGCGGAGGAAGAGGAACGGGATCGTTTTTTTGCGCGTCTGACCGAGGAGCATCATTGGGTTGAGTCGGTCCGCCCTCAGCGCTTCGTCCAAACGGCGTACGAAACCGACCGCCGCAGCCTGGAGGAGGCCATCCGCCTTGTCAGCGCGGCTCTCGGCCGCCTCCCGCTCCCGTCATACATGCGCCTCCCGCTCTTTGCCCAGCAAGTGGCGGGCGACCCGCATGCGTTCGATTTGTCCACGCTACCGGGGAGATTGTTGCTTTCGGCGTTGCAAGCGACCGTGCCCGGGGATTGGGACATGGCATCTGTAGAGAGCGTCAACGAGTTGCTCCAGTCCGTCGGCTTGCTCCGTGAGGATATCCTGAACTTTGTCACATGCGCCAACATTCTTGCTGAAACCAAGGACGGACCGCATCCTGTTTTCTCCGCTGCCTGGGAGGCGAACACGGCGCTGAACATGCCGCTTAGAGATGTGCTGTCGCTTGTCCGCGCCCGCCCTGCCCATGGGGGGACGGTGTACATCGTCGAAAACGCGGGCGTCTTTTCGACGCTGCTTGACACCCGCGCCCCGCTTGTCAGCACGAACGGGCAAATGAACTTGGCGACGATGAAGCTGCTCGATCTTCTCGCCTCTTCAGGCGCCAAGCTGTATTACTCCGGCGACTTCGACCCAGAAGGATTGGCCATGGCAGAGCGGCTGCAGGAGCGGTATGGACAGGCCGTCACCCTTTGGCGCTTTTCCGTCGAGGATTATAGGGCCGCCAACCCTGTCGTCGACCTCACCCCCGAGCGCCTCGCCAAGCTCGCATCCGTAACGTCGACGCCGCTGCAGCCGCTGAAAGAGGAGATGGCGGAAACGAAAAAAGCGGGGTATCAAGAGGCAATTATCGGGAGGCTGACAGAGGATATCAACGGGTAG
- a CDS encoding IS1634 family transposase, giving the protein MNVQVKKVYRNSYLNIISALFKKLGLPQLIDHLVPVDPQCQTRVSDAVQAILYNVFDGRQALVHLEHWAQEVDCEKLIRPDLHPSWLNDDALARHLDRLYEAGIHNVISTCLIHIYRKEGLSLRAFHADTTDKTVYGAYESASLEALQITHGYNRHHRWQKQIGFGLVGNEDGIPFYDDVHDGNLPDKTWNPEVLSRVHEQLKQAKIEDEWIYVADSAAMTKETLAQTKAANAFLITRGPSSLRIVKTALAEADAEDTTWSDPFTLAERNGATYRVWETASTYEGHPVRLIVVESSALDQRKGKTLEKERTKEAELLREEQARWERHPFSCREDAEQALASLKTSLRPRFHQVKAAVEEIVRPKKRRGRPKKGAEPEMETRYLLRLDVEFDQNAWEQARRKASRFVLVTTVPEEWKGQQMDAQEILKLYKGQISVEMNFAFLKDPFFTDEIYVKKPERVAVLGYLFLLALAIYRVFQRRVRQFITPEHPLKGAGGRKLTRPTGQAIFQLFQYVNVVLLELPDGRIQRSLDRSLTPEQRRILQGLGLDESIYV; this is encoded by the coding sequence ATGAACGTTCAAGTCAAAAAGGTCTATCGCAATTCTTATTTGAATATAATAAGTGCTCTATTCAAGAAACTGGGTCTGCCTCAATTGATTGACCATCTCGTGCCCGTCGATCCGCAGTGCCAAACGCGAGTCAGCGATGCCGTTCAGGCCATCCTCTACAATGTGTTTGACGGCCGGCAAGCCCTTGTTCACTTGGAACATTGGGCTCAGGAGGTCGATTGTGAGAAACTCATCCGTCCCGATCTCCATCCTTCCTGGTTGAACGACGATGCGTTGGCCCGTCATCTCGATCGCCTGTATGAGGCTGGCATTCACAACGTCATCAGCACTTGCTTGATTCATATTTATCGCAAAGAAGGCCTTTCCCTCCGAGCCTTCCACGCCGATACGACGGACAAGACCGTTTACGGCGCGTATGAATCGGCCTCGTTAGAGGCCTTACAAATCACACATGGCTACAACCGCCATCATCGTTGGCAAAAACAGATCGGTTTCGGACTGGTCGGCAACGAGGATGGCATCCCGTTTTACGACGATGTGCACGATGGCAACCTGCCCGATAAAACATGGAATCCCGAGGTGCTGTCTCGTGTCCATGAACAGCTGAAGCAGGCCAAAATCGAAGACGAATGGATTTACGTGGCCGATTCTGCCGCGATGACGAAAGAGACCCTGGCGCAAACCAAAGCGGCCAACGCCTTTTTGATCACCAGAGGCCCTTCGTCGCTCCGGATCGTGAAAACCGCGCTGGCCGAAGCGGATGCTGAGGACACGACGTGGAGCGATCCCTTTACGTTGGCGGAGAGAAACGGCGCCACGTACCGGGTATGGGAAACGGCCTCGACGTATGAAGGCCACCCCGTTCGGCTGATCGTTGTTGAATCGAGCGCGCTCGACCAGCGAAAAGGAAAGACGCTCGAAAAAGAACGAACCAAAGAAGCGGAGCTTCTTCGCGAGGAACAAGCCCGTTGGGAGCGTCACCCTTTCTCGTGCCGGGAAGACGCTGAACAAGCCTTGGCGTCCCTCAAGACGTCCCTTCGCCCACGGTTTCATCAGGTCAAGGCCGCGGTCGAAGAGATCGTACGCCCGAAAAAACGGCGCGGACGGCCGAAAAAAGGGGCGGAACCCGAGATGGAGACGCGGTATCTCTTGCGCCTTGACGTCGAATTCGACCAAAACGCGTGGGAACAGGCAAGACGGAAAGCGTCCCGGTTTGTCCTCGTCACGACCGTTCCGGAGGAATGGAAGGGCCAACAAATGGATGCCCAAGAGATCTTGAAGCTATATAAAGGGCAGATCTCGGTGGAAATGAACTTCGCTTTTTTGAAAGACCCTTTTTTCACGGATGAGATCTATGTCAAAAAGCCAGAACGAGTTGCGGTATTGGGCTATTTGTTTCTCTTGGCCTTGGCCATTTACCGCGTCTTTCAGCGCCGGGTGCGCCAGTTCATCACACCCGAACACCCATTAAAGGGCGCCGGAGGCCGCAAGCTGACCCGACCGACGGGGCAGGCGATTTTCCAGCTGTTTCAATATGTGAACGTCGTCCTCCTGGAGCTGCCGGATGGACGCATCCAACGCTCACTGGATCGCTCCCTCACCCCTGAACAACGAAGGATTCTGCAGGGGTTGGGGCTGGATGAGAGCATTTACGTGTAA